From the Leptospira biflexa serovar Patoc strain 'Patoc 1 (Paris)' genome, one window contains:
- a CDS encoding COX15/CtaA family protein produces the protein MTLKRFYTILSAMILLNLLYGPLVRATDSGLACPDWPLCHGKFVPEFTFQIFMEVGHRYYSGILGILVGIGFIWILKNPETRKSLGVPASLSLLFLISQVILGGLTVTKLLHPTTVNLHLLNAVLLLSACVTIRLQLSETSSQTEFLWNQDGKYYFLIVLLAVLYQLFLGGKVSSHYAGLACPDFPTCHGEWFPSMVGTIRFHMEHRLFGYLVTLLVLSLSAYAILTLKNQKVKQYLKIAGYLVSFQIFLGAMNVLYHLPKLVTGLHTLNGVLVFLFCYMAAFYHFRSDKKGVR, from the coding sequence ATGACACTCAAACGTTTTTACACCATTCTTTCCGCGATGATCCTACTCAATCTTCTCTATGGACCGCTCGTTCGGGCCACAGATTCGGGACTGGCATGCCCTGATTGGCCTTTGTGTCATGGGAAGTTTGTGCCAGAGTTTACCTTCCAGATCTTTATGGAAGTGGGGCATCGTTATTATTCTGGAATTTTAGGAATCCTTGTGGGGATCGGTTTTATATGGATTCTAAAAAATCCAGAGACTCGGAAATCGTTAGGAGTTCCTGCAAGTCTTTCACTATTATTTCTCATTTCTCAAGTGATTCTTGGTGGTTTGACTGTTACCAAACTCCTCCACCCAACAACCGTTAACCTACATTTACTCAATGCAGTGTTATTATTATCAGCATGTGTCACGATTCGATTACAATTATCGGAAACATCTTCCCAAACGGAATTTTTATGGAACCAAGACGGAAAGTATTATTTTCTCATTGTACTCTTAGCTGTTTTGTATCAATTGTTTCTCGGTGGGAAAGTGAGTTCCCATTATGCAGGTCTTGCTTGTCCCGATTTCCCTACTTGCCATGGGGAATGGTTTCCTTCGATGGTAGGAACCATACGATTCCACATGGAACATAGGCTTTTTGGGTATCTTGTCACCCTACTCGTTTTATCCTTATCCGCTTATGCCATCCTCACTTTAAAAAATCAAAAAGTGAAACAGTATTTAAAAATCGCTGGTTATCTCGTATCGTTTCAAATCTTTTTGGGTGCGATGAACGTATTGTATCATTTACCAAAACTTGTGACTGGCCTCCATACCTTAAATGGGGTTTTAGTTTTTTTGTTTTGTTATATGGCCGCATTTTACCATTTTCGTTCTGACAAAAAGGGTGTTCGTTGA
- a CDS encoding TPM domain-containing protein, giving the protein MFVFVLFTSLCCFLIPMFGYPVPKLERRVMDHAGILSEATVTQLESNLKQFEAETSNQIAVYTTPSLQDETIEGVAIEIFDEWKLGQKSKNNGILLIIAPNERKMRIEVGRGLEGALTDIQAKQIIRNELRPSFKSGDMDGGVTAGVNAIMATIRGEYAPSEDDVQTTGRDTASDVIPSGIVGGIFTFISLFIPSFGGVIFTIIGLIVILPLLTFIFGGTFGLIAAIILFVIIMFLRRKLGHGLGGGSGYDGSGYYGGWSSGGDSWSSSDSSDSWSGGGGDSGGGGSSGDW; this is encoded by the coding sequence ATGTTTGTATTCGTACTTTTCACTTCTCTATGTTGTTTCTTGATTCCAATGTTTGGATATCCAGTTCCAAAACTGGAACGAAGGGTGATGGACCATGCTGGGATTTTATCTGAAGCCACCGTTACACAATTAGAATCCAATCTAAAACAGTTTGAAGCAGAAACTAGCAATCAAATTGCCGTGTACACCACTCCCAGTTTGCAGGACGAAACCATCGAAGGAGTGGCAATCGAAATCTTTGATGAATGGAAATTAGGACAAAAATCCAAAAACAATGGAATTTTGCTCATCATCGCCCCTAACGAACGTAAAATGAGAATTGAAGTGGGCCGAGGTCTCGAAGGGGCATTGACAGACATCCAAGCCAAACAAATCATTCGGAACGAACTCAGACCCAGTTTCAAATCTGGCGATATGGATGGTGGAGTGACTGCTGGAGTGAATGCGATTATGGCCACCATACGCGGAGAATACGCTCCTTCTGAAGATGATGTCCAAACGACAGGCCGTGATACGGCTTCCGATGTGATCCCATCCGGGATTGTCGGCGGGATTTTCACATTTATTTCCCTCTTCATACCATCGTTTGGTGGTGTGATTTTTACGATCATTGGTCTTATAGTCATTTTACCTTTGTTAACCTTTATCTTTGGTGGGACCTTTGGGTTAATCGCTGCCATCATTTTATTCGTGATCATCATGTTTCTCAGGCGCAAACTGGGCCATGGCCTTGGCGGTGGCAGTGGATATGATGGAAGTGGGTATTACGGAGGATGGTCTTCAGGTGGAGACTCATGGTCATCAAGTGATTCCAGTGATAGTTGGTCTGGAGGTGGAGGTGATTCCGGCGGAGGTGGATCTTCGGGGGATTGGTAA
- a CDS encoding SpoIIE family protein phosphatase: MKHYLRWITFLWSLVLLTCSVAEVPPVAEKGHLTAVSYLAQNNQIIPIVGDWEYYPGMLFSPSELTEIKSIREPLYFTVPGVWTKSFLEKGFLAGDGYGTFHVELLHGLKGIPLSIKVPEMESAYILFVDGERLASNGYVSTSYQSGIPEYRPQIIDFIPKENQTSFLLQISNYHHRKGGPAQVIILGRTSDIHKQYEFQILRDMLLVGSILFMGLYHIFLYWNRKKDPFTYWFALTCILVALRVFITGNKYLVQVIPDLPWEIHLKLSYLSFFFITPIFAKYVYLLFKPYFSRRVYELLKYVGYAFCCIVLLTRSSFYTYLMVPFQIFTLLGAIYTLLVLSRAIRDSQPGSLIFLISFIVFVASFVNDILVNNLIINSPLTIHFGIFMMFFVQSIYIARNFSKGFVDAENLAIELSEKNQTLQKVQNQITILNERLETRVKEKTIELQSKLDQITKDMKLAKSIIQSVTKVPEMEPHLRVDILYKPTADVGGDIFFVKRIQDFYYRFFLGDATGHGLQAALYSMMIQSEFERVSAVAMRPNDLLFYMNQHFYDKNADLQIYFPALVMDFDFHQNILRYAGGGVQNQIILKKNNESLIVENTGPIIGILEHYRYGIFESKVESGDRIFLFTDGLFEELNEADGMQAWDDLMQTIQSTNELPFQEIIPSIQTMLFQKMNKTTWKDDSTLIVIEIT; this comes from the coding sequence GTGAAACATTATCTCCGTTGGATCACATTCCTTTGGAGTTTGGTACTTTTGACATGTTCAGTGGCAGAAGTACCGCCAGTTGCGGAGAAAGGGCACTTAACTGCCGTTTCATATTTAGCTCAAAACAACCAAATCATTCCTATTGTTGGTGATTGGGAATATTACCCAGGGATGTTGTTTTCGCCCTCAGAACTAACTGAAATCAAATCCATACGTGAGCCTCTCTATTTTACAGTTCCAGGCGTTTGGACAAAGTCATTTTTAGAAAAAGGATTTTTGGCAGGTGATGGTTATGGGACCTTTCATGTAGAATTATTACATGGATTAAAAGGGATTCCACTTTCGATCAAAGTTCCAGAAATGGAATCCGCCTATATATTGTTCGTTGATGGAGAGAGACTTGCATCCAATGGATATGTTTCCACTTCCTATCAATCAGGGATCCCCGAATACAGACCACAGATCATTGATTTTATACCGAAAGAAAACCAAACTTCATTTTTATTACAAATTTCCAACTACCATCATAGAAAAGGTGGTCCAGCACAGGTCATCATCTTAGGTAGAACCTCCGATATCCATAAACAATACGAATTTCAAATCTTAAGAGATATGTTACTCGTGGGTAGTATCTTATTTATGGGATTGTATCATATCTTTCTTTATTGGAATCGAAAAAAAGATCCATTTACATATTGGTTTGCTCTCACCTGTATTCTTGTCGCCTTACGAGTGTTTATCACTGGTAACAAATATTTAGTGCAAGTAATTCCTGACCTACCTTGGGAAATCCACCTAAAACTAAGTTATCTCAGCTTTTTCTTTATCACTCCAATATTTGCAAAATATGTGTATTTATTATTCAAACCATATTTTTCAAGAAGGGTATATGAATTACTTAAGTATGTAGGATATGCTTTTTGTTGCATCGTATTGCTGACGAGATCATCGTTTTATACGTATTTGATGGTGCCATTTCAAATTTTCACCTTACTTGGTGCCATTTATACACTACTTGTTTTATCAAGAGCCATCCGAGATTCACAACCGGGTTCGCTTATTTTTCTCATTAGTTTTATTGTATTTGTGGCTAGTTTTGTGAATGATATTTTGGTAAACAATCTCATCATCAATTCACCTCTCACAATTCATTTTGGCATTTTTATGATGTTTTTTGTTCAGTCAATATACATCGCCCGCAATTTTTCAAAAGGATTTGTGGATGCGGAAAATCTCGCAATAGAACTATCCGAAAAAAACCAAACCCTTCAAAAAGTCCAAAATCAAATTACGATTTTAAATGAACGACTCGAAACTAGGGTCAAAGAAAAAACCATCGAATTACAAAGCAAATTGGATCAAATCACCAAGGATATGAAACTTGCCAAATCTATCATCCAAAGTGTAACCAAAGTACCCGAAATGGAACCACATTTGCGTGTGGATATTTTGTACAAACCAACTGCAGATGTGGGTGGTGATATCTTTTTTGTGAAAAGAATCCAAGATTTTTATTATCGGTTTTTTTTGGGAGATGCTACTGGACACGGATTACAAGCCGCTTTGTATTCCATGATGATCCAATCGGAATTTGAAAGAGTGTCCGCTGTGGCAATGCGACCCAATGATCTTTTGTTTTATATGAACCAACATTTTTATGATAAAAATGCTGATTTACAAATTTATTTTCCAGCTCTTGTGATGGATTTTGATTTTCACCAAAATATCCTTCGTTATGCGGGAGGTGGTGTTCAAAATCAAATCATTCTGAAAAAAAATAACGAATCACTCATTGTAGAAAATACAGGCCCAATCATTGGTATTTTGGAACATTATCGTTATGGAATCTTTGAATCCAAAGTGGAATCGGGAGACCGGATTTTTCTTTTTACAGACGGACTCTTTGAAGAATTGAATGAGGCAGATGGGATGCAGGCTTGGGATGACCTTATGCAGACAATCCAAAGTACAAATGAGTTACCGTTCCAAGAAATCATTCCATCCATCCAAACCATGCTTTTCCAGAAAATGAATAAAACCACATGGAAGGATGATTCCACTTTGATCGTGATTGAAATCACATAA
- a CDS encoding SCO family protein, with amino-acid sequence MNIRIFICFCFFLVIESVSAYDPHSNLTRENKLPKELENIGFSDVTGKTLQLNIPFRDESGKEVLFSDFLAAGKPVLLSPVYFKCPTLCNFHLNGVFKSLKDLDWSLGKEYQYIAVSIDPKENESISFPKKGAYLKEYGRVGADSGLHLLTGSQESIDALTKQLDFRYAWDGEAKQYIHASGVYVLTPDGRVSRIFQGIQLEPRDLKFAFLEASSGKIGSFVDKFALFCFQFDPRKNKYTIYAYRMMQFGGAVTLLLLGAFLYINWRKITNNNRQGVT; translated from the coding sequence GTGAACATCCGCATTTTCATTTGTTTTTGTTTCTTTCTTGTCATCGAGTCTGTGTCTGCGTATGACCCACACTCCAACTTGACAAGGGAAAACAAACTCCCTAAGGAATTGGAAAACATTGGATTTTCGGATGTTACAGGCAAAACGTTGCAACTCAACATTCCTTTTCGAGATGAATCGGGCAAAGAAGTTCTCTTTTCTGATTTTCTCGCAGCAGGGAAACCAGTCCTTCTCTCTCCCGTTTATTTTAAATGCCCCACCCTTTGTAACTTTCACCTCAATGGTGTCTTCAAAAGTTTAAAGGATTTGGATTGGTCACTCGGCAAAGAATACCAATACATTGCGGTATCCATCGATCCAAAAGAAAACGAATCCATTTCGTTTCCCAAAAAAGGGGCTTATTTGAAGGAATACGGCAGAGTGGGAGCAGATTCAGGCCTCCATTTACTCACAGGCTCACAAGAATCCATTGATGCACTCACCAAACAATTGGATTTTCGTTATGCTTGGGACGGCGAAGCCAAACAATACATCCATGCAAGTGGTGTGTATGTTTTGACTCCCGATGGGAGAGTGTCTCGGATCTTCCAAGGCATCCAACTCGAACCAAGGGATTTAAAATTTGCCTTCCTTGAGGCATCTTCTGGTAAGATTGGGAGTTTTGTGGACAAGTTTGCTTTATTTTGCTTTCAATTTGATCCTAGAAAAAATAAATATACGATATACGCATACAGGATGATGCAATTCGGGGGGGCGGTCACCTTACTCCTTCTCGGTGCGTTTTTATACATAAACTGGCGAAAAATAACAAATAACAACCGTCAAGGAGTCACATAG
- a CDS encoding TPM domain-containing protein, with amino-acid sequence MSVLARYFSKSDLDEIKSAVGEAESKTSAEIVPFFAESSHHYREWAWFGAFLLGGLTGISFYTAQNVYGLVWGNESLFAVLSVWAGAIIGLGIFTLFPKLRILLVPRNAKQYFVELRTKEAFLDEEVFRTKNRTGILIYISLFEHFVRVYPDKEIARVVPKSEWNEAVRLIVLGMKSGKKKEGIVASILFCGDLLKQYNIHVEKDDKNEISNEIRDGGKLM; translated from the coding sequence ATGAGTGTACTTGCGCGTTATTTCTCAAAATCTGATTTAGATGAAATCAAATCTGCCGTTGGAGAAGCCGAATCCAAAACGTCTGCAGAAATTGTCCCTTTTTTTGCTGAGTCATCCCATCATTATCGCGAATGGGCTTGGTTTGGAGCCTTTCTTTTGGGTGGCCTAACTGGCATTAGTTTTTATACAGCTCAAAATGTTTATGGGCTTGTCTGGGGAAATGAATCCTTATTTGCCGTTTTATCTGTCTGGGCAGGTGCAATTATTGGACTTGGAATTTTCACATTATTCCCAAAACTCCGAATCCTTCTTGTACCTAGAAACGCCAAACAATACTTTGTCGAGCTTAGGACAAAGGAAGCGTTTTTAGACGAAGAAGTTTTCCGTACTAAAAATAGAACAGGTATTTTGATCTATATTTCTCTATTCGAACACTTTGTTCGCGTTTATCCAGACAAAGAAATTGCAAGGGTGGTTCCAAAATCGGAATGGAATGAGGCAGTCAGGCTTATCGTTCTTGGAATGAAGTCCGGAAAAAAGAAGGAAGGCATTGTTGCAAGTATCCTCTTCTGTGGTGATTTACTCAAGCAGTACAATATCCATGTGGAAAAGGATGATAAAAATGAAATCTCCAATGAAATTCGAGACGGTGGGAAATTGATGTAA
- a CDS encoding STAS domain-containing protein: MMEEFKIRLGFENGGNLPVIHISGEITSEAEEEIVQSYESIPQDKRSRVILNFSETSYINSAGIATLISLITKSSENQGKIEFAGLNTHFRKVMDIVGLTDFVLIHDSLHSALAQV, from the coding sequence ATGATGGAAGAGTTTAAGATTCGATTGGGATTTGAGAATGGGGGAAACCTCCCTGTGATCCATATTTCTGGCGAAATCACATCCGAAGCCGAAGAAGAAATTGTGCAATCCTACGAATCGATCCCACAGGACAAACGGTCTCGTGTGATCCTGAACTTTTCGGAAACCTCGTACATCAACTCAGCTGGCATTGCCACCCTCATTAGTTTGATTACAAAATCATCTGAGAACCAAGGTAAAATTGAATTTGCCGGACTCAATACCCATTTCCGTAAGGTCATGGACATTGTGGGCCTAACTGATTTTGTTCTCATCCACGATTCCCTTCATTCTGCTCTCGCCCAAGTGTAA
- a CDS encoding heme o synthase translates to MFRLWNQLTKPRVTVLVLATVLPGMYLGTTGYPSLTVISITLFGTYLMSSASFILNQYIERERDAVMYRTKQRPIPAGEISPTFALLLGIVVAIVSFGILTYFINLLTAVCALAALLLYVFLYTIWLKPRTEQNIVIGGISGCIGPLIGYAAMANALPMQAWVMFLMIFLWTPAHFWALAIFLKDDYEFAGIPMMPVVSGIEKTVNQIFLYAIAYSLSVIGFYFVDDRMGYLFLLSAIVLTVLILGFAYRLKLSMDKVLAKRFFFFSILHLFLVSIAIVIDSKI, encoded by the coding sequence ATGTTCCGCTTATGGAACCAACTCACAAAACCTAGGGTCACAGTGCTTGTATTGGCCACTGTACTGCCTGGAATGTACCTTGGAACCACAGGATACCCGAGCTTAACTGTCATCTCCATCACTTTATTTGGGACTTATCTTATGAGTTCTGCTTCTTTTATCCTCAACCAATACATTGAGAGAGAAAGAGATGCTGTCATGTACAGAACCAAACAAAGACCAATCCCTGCAGGTGAAATTTCTCCCACATTTGCGTTATTACTGGGAATTGTAGTCGCAATCGTTTCGTTTGGAATCCTCACTTATTTCATCAACCTGCTAACGGCCGTTTGTGCACTTGCGGCACTTTTACTCTATGTATTTTTATACACCATCTGGTTAAAACCTAGAACAGAACAAAACATTGTGATTGGTGGAATCTCAGGTTGTATCGGACCACTCATCGGGTATGCTGCCATGGCGAATGCACTTCCGATGCAAGCGTGGGTCATGTTCCTCATGATCTTTCTTTGGACACCAGCTCATTTTTGGGCCCTTGCGATTTTCCTAAAAGATGATTATGAATTTGCAGGGATCCCAATGATGCCTGTTGTCTCTGGAATAGAAAAAACGGTGAACCAAATTTTTCTGTATGCCATTGCGTATTCATTGTCTGTGATTGGGTTTTATTTTGTCGATGACCGTATGGGCTATTTATTTTTACTTTCTGCGATTGTCCTAACGGTTCTCATCCTTGGATTTGCCTATCGATTAAAACTATCGATGGACAAAGTGCTTGCGAAGCGATTTTTCTTTTTTAGCATTTTACACTTATTCCTCGTGAGCATTGCCATCGTCATCGATTCCAAAATTTAG
- a CDS encoding TIGR01777 family oxidoreductase: MKIGILGGTGLIGKSLIQTAIQKGHRFRVFSRQTSLPKSLSSFPEIEFVTCLLPQSSDLENLDAIINLVGEPIAGVRWTEERKQLISTSRIEFTRGLVARIQDLKNPPKVFINASAVGYYGMSETIHQSYTETSPPGDDFLAKLCVDWENQTNPLLPLGIRTILLRTGIVLSPKGGALEKMIPPFLLGVGGSIASGTQGMSWIHILDFINATLHLMTSSTSQGAYNLVSPNPTSNAEFSKQLAKTLNRPNLFKVPTFAIQALFGEGSVVVTKGQYVVPERLLQSGYEFQFQNLNEALSNLLEKN; this comes from the coding sequence ATGAAAATAGGAATTTTAGGCGGAACAGGCCTCATTGGAAAGTCTTTGATTCAAACGGCGATACAAAAAGGCCATCGCTTCCGAGTATTTTCGCGCCAAACATCACTCCCCAAATCACTTTCCTCATTTCCTGAGATTGAATTTGTCACATGCCTTCTACCACAATCCTCCGATTTAGAAAACCTCGACGCCATCATCAATTTAGTTGGAGAGCCTATTGCGGGTGTTAGGTGGACAGAAGAACGAAAACAATTAATTTCTACTTCTCGGATTGAGTTCACGAGAGGACTTGTCGCTCGTATCCAAGATTTAAAAAACCCACCAAAAGTTTTTATCAATGCAAGTGCTGTAGGTTACTATGGAATGTCCGAAACCATCCATCAGTCCTATACGGAAACTTCGCCACCCGGAGATGATTTTTTGGCGAAACTTTGTGTGGATTGGGAAAACCAAACAAATCCCCTTTTGCCATTAGGAATTCGGACCATATTACTTCGAACAGGGATTGTCCTTTCTCCAAAAGGTGGGGCATTAGAAAAAATGATCCCTCCATTTTTATTAGGAGTTGGAGGTTCAATTGCATCTGGAACGCAAGGGATGAGTTGGATCCATATCTTAGATTTTATCAATGCAACCTTACATTTAATGACTTCTTCTACTTCCCAAGGAGCCTACAACTTAGTGTCTCCTAACCCAACAAGTAACGCTGAATTTTCAAAACAATTGGCAAAAACCTTGAATCGTCCGAATCTTTTCAAAGTCCCTACATTCGCTATACAAGCGTTATTTGGTGAAGGAAGTGTGGTGGTAACAAAAGGGCAATATGTTGTTCCAGAACGATTGTTACAATCAGGATATGAGTTTCAGTTTCAAAATTTAAACGAAGCGCTCTCAAATCTTTTGGAAAAAAACTGA
- a CDS encoding c-type cytochrome gives MNSKKVLVSLLAVSFAFVMVACGDSKPKEEAPAVQESSASADPDLAKGEELYLQNCSSCHGEKGAGDGAAAAALNPKPRNYKSPASEWKNGNSIAGVTKTLKEGIKGSPMVAYGHLGDDNIKILAKYVEHLSKN, from the coding sequence ATGAACTCAAAAAAAGTATTAGTCTCTCTACTCGCTGTCTCCTTCGCATTTGTGATGGTGGCTTGTGGCGACTCCAAACCAAAAGAAGAAGCACCTGCTGTGCAAGAATCCAGTGCTAGTGCCGATCCTGACTTAGCGAAGGGAGAAGAATTATACCTCCAAAATTGTTCTTCTTGCCACGGCGAAAAAGGGGCTGGTGATGGTGCTGCTGCTGCTGCTCTCAACCCAAAACCAAGAAACTACAAGTCTCCTGCTTCTGAGTGGAAAAATGGAAACTCAATTGCTGGCGTGACAAAAACTTTGAAAGAAGGAATCAAAGGATCCCCTATGGTGGCATATGGCCATTTAGGTGACGATAACATCAAAATCCTTGCAAAATACGTAGAACACCTTTCTAAAAATTAA
- a CDS encoding citrate/2-methylcitrate synthase translates to MSEVEIHIKGKTYKLPVITGTDGKEGIDLTEFYRKTGLVTVDPGLFNTALGLSKVSRRDPEKGELTYRGYDLKELAYQSTFVETSFLLIYGNLPTKQELSDFSSRLSKHSMIHEDMLNLFDGFPGVANPLAVLSVMVTSLSSYYLEEYEEKLDMGVDLIARLLAKIRTIAAFTYKHAVGHPFVYPLDKNPYCTNFLYMMHKLPADNYNVPEEFDRILNQMWILHADHEQNVSNTAVQVVGSTQANLFASISAGIMAQWGAREGGRPTAAIGLIEDIIKTKTPVKDYFERFKRGGLTIRTNGFGQKAYDVVSPRAQVAREIIKDFYKDRKLSPVEDIALQIDEVVWNDSYFMENLLYPNLEYYSGLVFHTLGIPKNMFSVMQVIGRLPGWLAHWREQRMKGDFSKVRPKQIYVGENQRKYIPIANRL, encoded by the coding sequence ATGAGTGAAGTGGAAATCCACATCAAAGGTAAAACATACAAACTTCCAGTAATTACAGGTACTGATGGAAAAGAAGGTATCGACCTTACTGAATTTTACCGCAAAACAGGGCTTGTTACTGTTGACCCTGGACTTTTTAATACTGCCCTTGGTTTATCAAAAGTATCAAGACGTGATCCTGAAAAGGGAGAACTCACATACCGTGGTTATGACCTAAAAGAATTAGCATACCAATCTACTTTTGTTGAAACATCATTTTTATTAATTTATGGTAACCTCCCCACAAAACAAGAGTTAAGTGATTTTTCTAGTCGCCTCTCAAAACACTCCATGATCCACGAAGATATGTTAAATCTTTTTGATGGTTTTCCAGGAGTGGCTAACCCACTTGCTGTTTTATCTGTAATGGTAACATCATTATCTAGTTATTATTTAGAAGAATACGAAGAGAAGTTGGATATGGGAGTGGATTTAATTGCCAGATTACTTGCAAAAATTCGTACGATTGCAGCATTCACTTACAAACATGCTGTAGGCCATCCTTTTGTTTACCCTCTCGATAAAAATCCATACTGCACAAATTTTTTATACATGATGCACAAACTTCCTGCAGACAACTACAATGTTCCGGAAGAATTTGATCGTATTTTAAACCAAATGTGGATCTTACATGCCGACCACGAACAAAATGTATCCAATACCGCCGTACAAGTAGTAGGTTCGACTCAAGCGAATTTGTTTGCTTCGATCTCGGCTGGAATTATGGCGCAGTGGGGTGCAAGAGAAGGGGGAAGGCCAACAGCTGCGATTGGACTCATCGAAGACATCATCAAAACAAAAACTCCTGTGAAAGATTACTTTGAAAGATTCAAACGGGGAGGGCTTACGATCCGCACCAATGGATTTGGACAAAAAGCATACGATGTCGTCAGTCCAAGAGCACAAGTCGCTCGTGAAATCATCAAAGATTTTTATAAGGATCGAAAATTGAGTCCTGTCGAAGACATCGCCCTTCAAATCGATGAAGTGGTTTGGAACGATTCATACTTTATGGAGAATCTTTTGTACCCTAACTTAGAATATTATTCTGGTTTGGTGTTCCACACCTTGGGAATTCCTAAAAACATGTTCTCAGTCATGCAAGTGATTGGAAGGCTTCCTGGATGGCTTGCCCATTGGAGAGAACAAAGAATGAAAGGGGATTTCTCAAAAGTTCGTCCAAAACAAATTTATGTGGGCGAAAACCAAAGAAAGTACATTCCTATCGCCAACCGTCTCTAG
- the coxB gene encoding cytochrome c oxidase subunit II: MSWSSLIPATSFMPIQATEIAKEVDLLYAFLIIASLVSFVILIGGMTWFLIKFKRTSVDQKSAYITHNNFAEFLWSFIPLVIMMGIFYWGMVIFEKLRTPPEDVAAEIHVTAEQWAWTYRYANGKEFYSSANDPMIVPAGKATKLILTSKDVIHSFYVPAFRTKQDAVPGKLTQLWFEPKQPGEYIVFCTEYCGTKHSGMMIKIKAIPSEEYAAWYHAEKKGADSPADLGKVLFAQKACASCHSIDGSRVVGPTMKGLFGSERKFADGTKAKADENYLRESILVSSAKIVETYPAAMPLFQGQLSDEDVANLIEYIKSIK, from the coding sequence ATGTCTTGGAGCAGTCTCATTCCAGCGACCTCGTTCATGCCTATCCAGGCCACTGAAATCGCAAAAGAAGTCGATCTTCTCTATGCATTTCTGATCATCGCAAGCCTTGTTTCGTTTGTCATCTTGATTGGTGGAATGACATGGTTCCTCATCAAGTTCAAACGTACAAGTGTAGACCAGAAATCCGCATACATTACTCACAATAATTTTGCAGAGTTCCTTTGGTCCTTTATCCCTCTCGTCATCATGATGGGAATTTTCTATTGGGGTATGGTTATTTTTGAAAAACTGAGAACCCCACCAGAAGACGTGGCGGCAGAAATTCATGTCACTGCAGAACAGTGGGCATGGACGTACCGTTATGCGAATGGAAAAGAGTTCTATAGTTCAGCAAATGATCCAATGATTGTTCCTGCTGGAAAAGCAACGAAACTCATTCTCACTTCGAAAGACGTCATCCATAGTTTTTATGTTCCGGCTTTCCGAACCAAACAAGATGCGGTTCCAGGAAAACTCACTCAACTTTGGTTTGAGCCAAAACAACCAGGAGAATACATCGTTTTTTGTACAGAATATTGCGGAACCAAACACTCCGGAATGATGATCAAAATCAAAGCGATCCCTTCTGAAGAATATGCGGCTTGGTACCATGCTGAGAAAAAAGGTGCGGACTCTCCTGCTGACTTAGGGAAAGTTTTGTTTGCCCAAAAAGCTTGCGCTTCTTGTCACTCCATTGATGGATCCCGAGTTGTTGGACCAACAATGAAAGGTCTTTTTGGATCGGAGCGTAAGTTTGCTGATGGAACCAAAGCTAAGGCGGATGAAAATTACCTTCGCGAATCCATCTTGGTATCTTCTGCAAAAATTGTAGAAACTTACCCAGCAGCCATGCCGTTATTCCAAGGCCAATTGTCTGATGAAGACGTTGCCAACTTAATTGAATATATCAAATCCATTAAATAA